The DNA segment TTTTGCAGTACTTAAAACTCTTTTAGGTTTATTAAGAATAAAATAAACTTTTTGTTTTTTTTCAATGTTCAAAGGTTTTCCGTTAATAGTTATAGTATCATTTTTATCAACTTTTACTCCTGATTCTGCAAGAATGCCATTTACTTTTATTCTTTTTTCTTCAATCATTTTATCAACAGCTCTTCTTGAACCTACTCCAAGTTCTGCAAGATATTTATTAATCCTTGTTTTTTCCATTTAGTTTTTCCTTTATTTCATAATAGTTTGGAAGTTCATCTACTGAATCAATTCCAAGATAACCTAAAAATTTATCAGTTACTTCATAAAGATTAGGCTTTCCTATAGAATCTTTTTTTCCGCAGATTCTTATAAATTTTTTATTTTCCATAGTATATATTATACTGTCTACACTGACTCCTCTTATGGCTTCAACCTCACTTTTTGTTACTGGCTGGTTATAAGCTATTATTGAAAGAGTTTCAAGTGTTGAAGCAGAAAGCTTTCTTGGCTTTTTCTCCTGTTCAAAGAAATTTGTGATAACTTCTCCATATTTTGGATTTGATACTAAATAAACAGTATCATCAAATATTTCTATATTTATTCCAGTACTTTTTCTTTCTCCTTTAAGTTCATAAAGAATAGGTATAAGTTTATCAATGGAAAGAGAGAAGAATTTTGCTAAATCTTTTATTTTTATATCTTCTCCTCCTAAAAAAAGTATCGCTTCCAGCTGTGGTTTTATATCCATTTAAATTATCCTTTCATTTTATGAAAATTTATTAGTAGTTGTTTTCAGGAGACATTAAAATTGATTTGTATTCATTAAAGTTACCTAAGAATTTTGCAATTCCGTTGATAACAGCATTTAATGGATCTTCAACAACTGTAACATTAAGTTTTAAGGAGTTTGCAAGTTTTTTATCAAGACCTCTAAGCAGAGCCCCTCCTCCAGTTAGATAAATTCCTGTTCTCTTAATATCAGAAGAAAGTTCAGGAGGTGTTTTTTCTAATATAGATTTAATTTCTTCTATAATTTGATTTCCTGCTTCTTCAAGAGCATTTGCTATTTCAGTTGAAGTAACTGTAACATTTACAGGAAGCCCTGTGATAAGGTTTCTTCCACTTATTTCACAAGTAAGTTCTTCTTCAAGAGGAATAACTGCTCCAATTTCTATTTTAAGACGCTCAGCAGTTTTATAACCTATAAGAAGGT comes from the Fusobacterium perfoetens genome and includes:
- the scpB gene encoding SMC-Scp complex subunit ScpB, with protein sequence MDIKPQLEAILFLGGEDIKIKDLAKFFSLSIDKLIPILYELKGERKSTGINIEIFDDTVYLVSNPKYGEVITNFFEQEKKPRKLSASTLETLSIIAYNQPVTKSEVEAIRGVSVDSIIYTMENKKFIRICGKKDSIGKPNLYEVTDKFLGYLGIDSVDELPNYYEIKEKLNGKNKD